From a region of the Thermosipho melanesiensis BI429 genome:
- a CDS encoding TIM-barrel domain-containing protein encodes MIYKITYGVPDVSSEAIVNEKKVKVVFLEFLNKIFDGYSFEKLDGGFLELKISLKEKTGYYFGFGDKVGPFNRKGRKYVFWNTDDFTHHPGADPLYKSFPFFIYITKNFKFGVFTDYPGFMEIDLDSEGIGEISFRIKGEGFNQYIILEDNVKRILKNYLYLTGKNVAFPFWSFGYQQSRWSYFTQDEVLKVAEEFRERGIPCDVIWLDIDYMDKYKVFTWSQENFPNHREMLKKLHDMGFKVSAILDPGVKVEKGYDVFEEAKEKYFLRDKTGKDFEGAVWPGRVRFPDFSERKVRSWWGKKVKKLFDGGIDGFWNDMNEIAIFASEKDLENVSEKLKCLKLEDGIKVAGALGEIGEIKKKGRGDEIIHLSGKEHYKLKNIYGFNMIRATFGGFPKNKRKLLITRSAYSGVQRYGGVWTGDNHSWWEHILLEMQRINSLSLVGVFNTGFDVGGFGGNVSPELMIRFMQLGLFMPLFRNHSAIGTRRQEPWSFAKEYEDVMKKIIKYRYELIPYLYTKYMMGILNDTPLVVPMFYHFEKDELSYQIFDEFLVGRDLLVAPVYNPGVNKRMVYLPKRALDFNEKNFLKKGWHLVDAPLDKVPHFVLDGSIIFTQKPVEYLKNSYNEELTAHIVAFNDRAIGYLYEDDGESYNYKKGMYNIYKIVYDKGKVNILPRKNGYVHKKRNIRFKVYTKTSLKEFDMEF; translated from the coding sequence ATGATTTATAAAATAACCTACGGTGTTCCTGATGTAAGTAGTGAAGCAATTGTAAATGAAAAAAAAGTAAAAGTTGTTTTTTTGGAATTTTTAAACAAAATATTTGATGGATATTCGTTTGAAAAGTTAGACGGAGGTTTTTTAGAATTAAAAATAAGTTTAAAAGAAAAGACTGGATATTATTTTGGTTTTGGAGATAAAGTAGGACCATTTAACAGGAAAGGCAGAAAGTATGTTTTTTGGAATACAGACGATTTTACGCACCATCCAGGTGCTGATCCTTTATACAAGAGCTTTCCGTTTTTTATTTATATAACCAAAAACTTTAAATTTGGTGTCTTTACGGATTATCCTGGATTTATGGAAATTGATTTAGATAGTGAGGGAATTGGCGAAATTTCTTTCAGGATAAAGGGAGAAGGTTTTAATCAATATATAATTTTGGAAGATAATGTAAAGAGGATCTTAAAGAATTATCTTTATTTAACTGGAAAAAATGTTGCGTTTCCTTTTTGGAGTTTTGGATATCAGCAAAGTAGATGGAGCTATTTTACACAAGATGAGGTTTTAAAAGTTGCTGAGGAATTTAGAGAGAGGGGAATACCTTGTGATGTAATTTGGTTGGATATTGACTATATGGATAAGTACAAAGTTTTTACTTGGAGTCAAGAAAACTTTCCAAATCACAGAGAAATGTTAAAAAAACTACATGATATGGGGTTTAAGGTTTCAGCCATACTAGATCCGGGTGTAAAGGTGGAAAAGGGATATGATGTTTTTGAAGAAGCAAAAGAAAAATATTTTTTAAGGGATAAAACTGGAAAGGATTTTGAAGGAGCCGTATGGCCTGGAAGAGTTAGGTTTCCAGATTTTTCTGAGAGGAAAGTAAGAAGTTGGTGGGGCAAAAAGGTGAAAAAACTTTTTGATGGTGGAATAGATGGATTTTGGAATGATATGAATGAAATAGCTATTTTTGCAAGTGAAAAGGACTTGGAAAATGTGAGCGAAAAGTTGAAATGTTTAAAGTTAGAAGATGGGATTAAAGTTGCTGGTGCACTTGGGGAGATTGGTGAAATAAAGAAAAAGGGTAGAGGCGATGAAATAATTCATCTTTCTGGAAAAGAACATTATAAATTAAAAAATATTTATGGATTTAATATGATTCGTGCAACTTTTGGAGGTTTTCCTAAAAACAAAAGGAAGTTATTAATTACAAGATCTGCTTATTCTGGTGTACAAAGATATGGTGGTGTTTGGACAGGTGATAATCATAGTTGGTGGGAGCATATTCTTTTAGAAATGCAAAGAATAAATTCTCTCTCATTGGTTGGGGTATTTAACACGGGATTTGATGTTGGCGGCTTTGGAGGAAATGTTTCTCCAGAGTTGATGATAAGATTCATGCAACTTGGTCTGTTTATGCCGTTGTTTAGAAACCATTCGGCTATTGGCACAAGACGGCAAGAACCATGGAGCTTTGCCAAAGAATATGAAGATGTAATGAAAAAAATAATTAAATATAGATACGAATTAATACCATATTTGTATACGAAATATATGATGGGAATTTTAAATGACACCCCTTTAGTTGTTCCTATGTTCTATCACTTTGAAAAAGATGAGCTATCATATCAGATTTTTGATGAGTTTTTAGTAGGAAGAGATTTATTAGTAGCACCTGTTTACAACCCGGGGGTTAATAAAAGGATGGTTTATTTACCGAAAAGGGCGCTTGATTTTAATGAAAAAAACTTTTTAAAGAAAGGTTGGCACTTGGTTGATGCACCGTTAGACAAAGTACCGCATTTCGTGCTTGATGGTTCAATAATCTTTACTCAGAAACCGGTGGAATATTTGAAGAATTCATATAATGAAGAATTGACGGCACATATAGTTGCGTTTAACGATAGGGCAATTGGGTATCTTTATGAAGATGATGGAGAAAGTTATAACTACAAAAAAGGAATGTATAATATATACAAAATAGTGTACGATAAAGGAAAGGTTAATATTTTGCCCAGGAAAAATGGTTATGTGCATAAAAAGAGAAATATAAGATTTAAAGTTTATACTAAGACCAGTTTGAAAGAATTTGATATGGAATTTTAG
- a CDS encoding M16 family metallopeptidase, protein MILLEKKCLSNGIELYIHHLENIRSATIAFNVGVGSVYEPDEISGISHFIEHLSFRGTKNYTMKELKRVVEEVGGLLNAWTDKENTVYYAKVPSSTLFDAFNALKEVVFYPIFKTEDLKLERNIIFQEYLSNKEDPMSNLFELMYTKGLNGPHAKPVIGREETIKSINLKDIKIFHEEYYVPYNVKVIIVGYIEDEVLEKVVDELEKIDGNSMKTLKHRSIVNTGLIEGKVMENTKQVHFLYVTEGFSLEQEDRYPAIVLNTILSSGMSSYFFEEIREKEGLVYDIFSTNLSQKDWGIFNIYAAVSIENVERFQNQMINVVRKFELSDELFNYGLRRIIGKLELSTESTSTVTNLIIEYLSNDIKPELPEEIIEKIKNVERSDVERVFKKLFSRKWSLFYVSPEEIKNITFKGEFI, encoded by the coding sequence GTGATTTTATTGGAAAAAAAGTGCTTATCTAATGGAATAGAACTTTATATACATCATCTTGAAAATATTCGCTCTGCAACTATAGCATTTAATGTTGGTGTAGGTTCAGTTTATGAACCAGATGAAATTTCTGGTATTTCTCATTTTATAGAACATTTGTCATTTAGAGGTACGAAAAATTATACAATGAAAGAGTTAAAGCGTGTTGTTGAGGAAGTTGGAGGACTTTTGAATGCATGGACTGATAAAGAAAATACCGTATATTATGCGAAGGTCCCTTCATCTACTCTTTTTGATGCTTTCAATGCGTTGAAAGAAGTAGTGTTTTATCCTATTTTTAAGACAGAAGATTTAAAGTTGGAAAGAAATATAATCTTTCAAGAATATTTATCAAATAAAGAAGATCCAATGAGTAATCTTTTTGAGTTAATGTACACTAAAGGATTAAACGGACCACATGCCAAACCTGTTATTGGAAGAGAAGAGACTATAAAAAGTATTAATTTGAAAGATATAAAAATATTTCATGAAGAATATTACGTTCCATATAACGTAAAGGTGATTATAGTAGGTTATATAGAAGATGAAGTTTTGGAAAAAGTAGTTGATGAGTTAGAAAAAATAGATGGAAATTCAATGAAAACTTTAAAACACAGAAGTATTGTAAACACTGGTTTGATTGAAGGTAAGGTAATGGAAAATACAAAACAAGTTCATTTTCTTTATGTGACAGAAGGGTTTTCACTGGAACAAGAGGATAGATACCCTGCAATTGTTTTAAATACGATTTTGAGCAGTGGAATGAGTTCTTATTTTTTTGAGGAGATCAGAGAAAAAGAGGGACTTGTGTATGATATTTTTTCAACAAATTTATCGCAGAAAGATTGGGGAATTTTTAATATTTATGCTGCAGTATCAATTGAAAATGTTGAAAGATTTCAAAATCAAATGATTAACGTAGTAAGAAAGTTCGAACTTTCTGATGAACTTTTTAATTACGGTTTAAGGAGAATAATTGGAAAATTGGAACTTTCAACAGAAAGTACTTCTACAGTAACTAATTTAATAATCGAGTATTTATCAAATGATATTAAACCTGAACTTCCTGAAGAAATAATTGAAAAAATAAAAAATGTTGAAAGAAGTGACGTAGAAAGAGTTTTTAAAAAATTATTCTCACGTAAGTGGTCACTGTTTTATGTGTCTCCTGAAGAGATAAAAAACATAACCTTTAAGGGGGAATTTATTTGA
- the panC gene encoding pantoate--beta-alanine ligase, producing MEVIKSIDKMKQISFENILKGKKIGFVPTMGYLHEGHLSLVRAAREENDILVVSIFVNPTQFGPNEDFESYPRDLKRDLSLLEKENVDYVFVPEVSDMYPNDYSTFVEEVVLSKFLCGASRPGHFRGVCTVVTKFFNIVKPTRAYFGQKDAQQFRVLRRMVRDLNLDVELREMPIVRELDGLAMSSRNTYLNDVERNEATRLYKSLLKAKELIEKGEKDVLKIKDEMKKILDHPLLKIDYIEFVDEETLRPVEKIEGKVIVAIAVFVGKARLIDNIIVGG from the coding sequence ATGGAAGTAATAAAAAGTATTGATAAAATGAAACAGATATCTTTTGAAAATATTTTAAAAGGAAAAAAGATTGGTTTTGTTCCAACAATGGGTTATTTACATGAAGGGCATCTTTCGTTGGTAAGGGCTGCAAGAGAGGAAAACGATATATTAGTTGTTAGCATTTTTGTTAATCCTACACAATTTGGCCCCAATGAAGATTTTGAAAGTTATCCCAGAGATTTGAAAAGGGATTTAAGTCTTTTGGAAAAGGAAAACGTTGATTATGTTTTTGTGCCCGAAGTATCTGATATGTATCCAAATGATTATTCAACTTTTGTTGAGGAAGTAGTTCTATCAAAATTTTTATGTGGAGCTTCACGACCGGGGCATTTTAGAGGAGTGTGTACAGTTGTTACTAAGTTTTTTAACATCGTTAAACCTACAAGGGCTTATTTTGGACAAAAAGATGCACAACAGTTTAGAGTATTGAGAAGAATGGTAAGGGATTTAAATTTAGATGTTGAGTTAAGGGAAATGCCAATTGTTCGTGAACTTGATGGGCTTGCTATGTCGTCTAGAAACACGTATTTAAACGATGTTGAGAGAAATGAGGCCACAAGACTTTATAAGTCACTTTTAAAGGCTAAAGAGCTTATCGAGAAAGGCGAAAAAGATGTTTTAAAAATAAAAGATGAAATGAAGAAAATACTAGACCATCCTTTGTTAAAGATTGATTATATTGAATTTGTAGATGAAGAAACACTCCGTCCTGTTGAAAAAATAGAAGGAAAAGTTATAGTTGCAATTGCAGTATTTGTGGGGAAGGCAAGATTAATTGATAACATAATTGTTGGAGGTTAG
- the dprA gene encoding DNA-processing protein DprA, which produces MDLRIAIWHYLGHSLKEIRKKLALVKQVEKDELYFKLKSWLSKEGNFLVTYFDEDYPESLKNIWNPPVVLFGKGNKELLSKKSFAIVGTRLPTEYGRKVAYSFSKRLSSYFVIVSGMARGIDAFAHKNARETIAVLGNGVDYCYPKENRELYLKIIKEGCVVSEYLPWERPRRDNFRARNRIIAGISEGVLIVEGKLKSGTMITANYALDFGKDVFCVPGNIYSENSQTPNFLIKNGAFLVTNPDDIVEYYFMRGVLYGSNKKY; this is translated from the coding sequence ATGGATCTTCGAATAGCTATTTGGCACTATTTGGGGCATTCTTTAAAGGAAATAAGGAAAAAATTAGCTTTGGTTAAACAAGTTGAAAAAGATGAATTATATTTTAAACTAAAATCTTGGCTTTCAAAAGAAGGAAATTTTTTAGTCACTTATTTTGATGAAGATTATCCAGAAAGTCTAAAAAATATCTGGAATCCACCGGTTGTTTTATTTGGTAAAGGAAATAAGGAGCTTTTATCCAAAAAGTCGTTTGCTATTGTTGGAACAAGATTGCCAACTGAGTATGGGAGAAAGGTTGCATATAGTTTTTCGAAAAGATTATCGAGCTATTTTGTGATTGTTAGTGGGATGGCAAGAGGTATTGATGCTTTTGCACATAAAAATGCTAGAGAAACTATAGCAGTTTTGGGAAATGGAGTGGATTATTGCTATCCTAAGGAGAATAGAGAACTTTATTTGAAAATAATCAAAGAAGGTTGTGTAGTAAGTGAGTATTTACCTTGGGAAAGACCAAGAAGGGATAATTTTAGGGCAAGAAATAGAATTATTGCCGGGATATCTGAAGGTGTTTTGATCGTTGAAGGAAAATTAAAGAGTGGGACGATGATTACTGCAAATTATGCGCTTGATTTTGGAAAAGATGTTTTTTGTGTGCCAGGAAATATTTATTCGGAAAATTCTCAGACTCCGAATTTTTTGATAAAGAACGGGGCATTTTTGGTTACTAATCCAGATGATATTGTTGAGTATTATTTTATGAGGGGTGTTCTTTATGGAAGTAATAAAAAGTATTGA
- a CDS encoding biotin--[acetyl-CoA-carboxylase] ligase has protein sequence MLRKNNILRFKTIESTNNFLKENYEKVENGTVVVADIQTKGRGRLGRTWVSKKGGLWFSILIKKDIKKPSFYTKLSSISIISILKRLKINAKIKWPNDIYVNSKKLSGILTEAVTVNNNIKCIIIGIGINVNNETPENGVSLSNLLKERLSLDFLLEQFIKEFNKNYYHYRNLPFLLNLKWKKNLTFRKRNFVNGYKILKIKPEYLIVKKGKITLKINSIHKLEKER, from the coding sequence ATGTTAAGAAAAAATAATATCTTAAGGTTTAAAACAATTGAAAGTACTAATAACTTTTTAAAGGAAAATTATGAAAAAGTGGAAAATGGTACAGTTGTAGTTGCCGATATTCAAACTAAAGGTAGGGGAAGGCTGGGGAGAACTTGGGTATCAAAAAAAGGAGGATTATGGTTTTCAATACTAATCAAAAAAGACATTAAAAAACCAAGTTTTTATACAAAATTGTCTTCAATATCAATTATATCAATACTTAAAAGGTTAAAAATAAACGCAAAAATAAAATGGCCAAATGATATATATGTAAATTCAAAAAAACTTTCTGGTATATTAACCGAAGCTGTTACAGTTAACAATAACATAAAATGTATTATAATAGGTATAGGTATAAATGTGAATAACGAAACACCTGAAAATGGGGTATCGCTTTCAAATCTTTTGAAAGAAAGGTTATCTTTGGATTTTCTCCTTGAACAATTTATAAAAGAATTCAATAAAAATTATTATCATTACAGAAACCTACCATTTTTATTGAATCTTAAGTGGAAAAAAAATTTAACATTTAGAAAAAGAAATTTTGTAAACGGATATAAAATTTTGAAAATTAAACCAGAATATCTTATCGTAAAAAAAGGCAAAATTACGTTAAAAATCAATAGTATTCATAAATTAGAAAAGGAGCGATAA
- a CDS encoding polyribonucleotide nucleotidyltransferase, translating to MKFREWSKEFFGRKLTIQYGKVAKQSSGAAWVQFGDSVVLATANISDRVIEGVDFVPLTVEYQEKFYAAGKIPGGFIKREGKPTESAILSARLIDRPIRPLFPKYLRNDVQLIVTVLSVDGDTPPDVTGIFAASLALNFSKIPFQGIVAGVRIGYVDGEFVIFPTEEQLKNSKLDIVVAGSKDAITMVEGEAKEVTEEEMVQALMVAHEAIKKLIEFEEEILREFNVEKMEIEEPKPKDELIGRFEELLVENELRKRLLIKEKLERSLKLKEYKEELISKIFEEFEIDDEEKLTQEMLLKELFDEKAKKLMRKIIINEGIRADGRTPEEIRPITCEVGVLPRTHGSALFTRGETQSLGIVTLGAPMEEQIVDTIMEEGTKRFILHYNFPPFSVGEVKPLRGPGRREIGHGHLAERALKAVAPDEEDFPYVVRVVSEILESNGSSSMATVCSGSLALMDAGVPIKTHVAGVAMGLIVDEENEVVLTDIQGLEDHWGDMDFKVAGTRNGITAFQMDCKIAGVGEELLKKALKQARVARMRILDIMFETIKEPRKSLSPYAPLIANIEIDPMKVGELIGPGGKVIKSIVKEFDVEISIDDVTGKVSVYGKDQNKVNQAIEYIKTLTREIEVGDMFEGKITRIEPYGLFVELMPGKIGLAHSSKLGNDSKEFRKKYKVGDVIKVVVVNIDDSGRIQLGKAEE from the coding sequence CTGAAGTTTAGGGAATGGAGCAAAGAATTTTTTGGAAGAAAATTAACAATCCAATATGGAAAGGTTGCTAAGCAATCTTCAGGAGCCGCTTGGGTGCAATTTGGAGATAGTGTTGTTTTGGCAACAGCGAATATTTCAGATAGAGTAATTGAAGGAGTTGATTTTGTACCTTTAACAGTGGAATACCAAGAAAAGTTTTATGCGGCTGGAAAAATTCCAGGAGGATTTATTAAAAGAGAAGGAAAGCCCACGGAATCTGCTATTTTGTCTGCAAGATTAATAGATAGACCAATAAGGCCATTATTTCCAAAATACTTGAGAAATGATGTACAACTTATTGTAACAGTTTTGTCTGTAGATGGAGATACACCACCAGATGTTACTGGAATTTTTGCCGCTTCTTTAGCGTTGAATTTTTCAAAAATTCCTTTTCAAGGTATAGTTGCTGGTGTAAGGATAGGGTATGTTGATGGGGAATTTGTAATTTTTCCAACGGAGGAGCAGTTGAAAAATAGCAAGTTGGATATAGTTGTTGCAGGAAGTAAAGATGCAATTACTATGGTAGAAGGTGAAGCAAAAGAAGTTACTGAAGAGGAAATGGTGCAGGCTTTAATGGTTGCACATGAAGCTATAAAAAAATTAATTGAGTTTGAAGAAGAGATTTTGAGGGAGTTTAATGTTGAGAAGATGGAAATAGAAGAACCTAAACCAAAAGATGAGTTAATTGGACGTTTTGAAGAATTGTTAGTTGAAAACGAACTTAGAAAAAGGTTATTGATAAAGGAAAAATTAGAAAGATCTTTAAAGCTAAAAGAATACAAAGAAGAATTGATTTCAAAGATTTTTGAAGAGTTTGAGATAGATGATGAAGAAAAATTAACTCAGGAAATGCTTTTGAAAGAACTTTTTGATGAAAAAGCAAAAAAACTGATGAGAAAAATAATTATTAATGAAGGAATTAGAGCGGATGGAAGAACACCTGAAGAGATAAGACCTATAACATGCGAAGTTGGAGTTTTACCAAGAACACATGGTTCAGCTCTTTTTACTAGGGGAGAGACTCAAAGTCTTGGTATAGTTACTTTGGGAGCTCCAATGGAAGAGCAAATAGTTGATACAATTATGGAGGAAGGAACGAAAAGATTTATTCTCCATTACAATTTTCCGCCTTTTTCAGTTGGTGAAGTTAAACCTCTAAGGGGTCCTGGACGACGTGAAATTGGACATGGACATTTGGCAGAAAGGGCTTTGAAAGCTGTAGCACCAGATGAAGAAGATTTTCCATATGTTGTTCGTGTGGTATCTGAAATTTTGGAATCTAATGGTTCATCTTCAATGGCAACTGTTTGTTCCGGTTCATTAGCATTAATGGATGCAGGTGTTCCTATAAAAACGCATGTTGCAGGTGTGGCGATGGGTTTAATTGTAGATGAGGAAAATGAAGTAGTTTTAACAGATATCCAAGGTTTGGAAGACCATTGGGGAGATATGGACTTTAAGGTTGCAGGTACGAGAAATGGTATAACGGCTTTTCAGATGGATTGTAAGATAGCAGGTGTTGGAGAAGAGCTTTTAAAGAAAGCGTTAAAACAAGCACGTGTTGCAAGAATGAGAATACTGGATATAATGTTTGAAACAATTAAAGAACCAAGAAAATCACTATCTCCTTATGCACCTTTAATTGCAAATATTGAAATTGATCCAATGAAGGTAGGAGAACTTATTGGACCTGGTGGAAAGGTAATAAAATCTATTGTAAAGGAGTTTGATGTTGAAATTTCGATTGATGATGTAACAGGTAAGGTTTCAGTGTATGGCAAAGACCAAAATAAGGTGAATCAAGCAATTGAGTATATTAAGACCTTAACGAGAGAAATAGAAGTTGGTGATATGTTTGAAGGAAAAATTACGAGGATAGAACCTTATGGTTTATTTGTGGAATTAATGCCTGGTAAAATTGGACTTGCACATTCAAGTAAATTAGGAAATGATTCAAAGGAATTTAGAAAAAAGTACAAAGTTGGTGATGTAATAAAAGTTGTGGTGGTAAATATAGATGACAGTGGTAGAATTCAGTTGGGAAAAGCAGAGGAGTGA
- the murJ gene encoding murein biosynthesis integral membrane protein MurJ — MSILISSLLFSFATFFSRILGLLRDVFFAKYFGVSYLLDAYFISIMFPFFLRKVFGEGAMSSAFVPLYSEKKEKDEFLSSVINGFSLIIFTLLSITYIFPEIIVNLFGAGATQQTKEIAANLIFITAPATYFIFLWAISYSIYNTKDSFFWPALTPSISNIFIIIGILFSKKYGIYAPTIGFLIGSIIMFFSLSKSLFSHRYYFTLKYFPEFIRYFIPTFFTMTISQVNTIVDMNVSSFFSEGSISYLQYASRFYLLPYGLFAVSVSTVVLSKISSNRHLFKNHVNNALKTTLLFTIPSSVGLIYLSQEIIKFFYEHGQFSQNDTLITSKILIAYSIGLPFYGIYSTISRSFHAMKNTKIPFYATLYVSISNIALDLIFGIKWGPTGVAFATSIAGMIGSIYLIFKIKTFPILDLFKIFSSSIIMLFGIVVLKNVHFLIQILLAIIIYFFVSYIFYRNLIKEAINVKKK, encoded by the coding sequence ATGTCAATATTAATAAGTAGTCTTCTATTTTCTTTTGCAACATTTTTTTCAAGAATTTTGGGGCTTTTACGAGATGTTTTTTTTGCAAAATACTTCGGAGTATCTTATCTGCTAGATGCATACTTTATATCAATAATGTTTCCATTTTTTTTAAGAAAGGTATTTGGCGAAGGTGCTATGTCATCTGCTTTCGTACCACTTTATTCTGAAAAAAAGGAGAAAGATGAATTTCTTTCTTCTGTAATAAATGGATTTTCTCTAATAATATTTACATTACTTTCAATTACCTACATATTTCCGGAAATAATTGTCAATTTATTTGGCGCAGGTGCCACTCAACAAACGAAAGAAATCGCTGCAAATCTTATTTTTATTACCGCCCCAGCAACATACTTTATTTTTCTTTGGGCAATATCTTATTCCATCTATAACACAAAAGACAGTTTTTTTTGGCCTGCATTAACTCCCAGTATTTCAAATATATTTATAATAATCGGTATTTTATTTTCCAAAAAGTACGGGATATACGCACCAACAATTGGATTTTTAATAGGAAGTATAATAATGTTTTTTAGCCTTTCTAAATCCTTGTTTTCTCACAGATACTATTTTACGTTAAAATATTTCCCGGAATTTATCAGATACTTTATACCAACTTTTTTTACAATGACCATATCTCAAGTAAATACCATAGTTGACATGAATGTTTCTTCATTCTTTAGTGAGGGAAGCATTTCATATCTACAATATGCCTCAAGATTTTATTTATTACCCTATGGATTATTTGCAGTTTCCGTTTCAACTGTGGTACTTTCAAAAATTTCTTCAAATAGACATCTATTCAAAAACCATGTAAACAACGCATTAAAAACCACGCTTTTATTTACTATTCCATCTTCAGTTGGATTAATATATTTATCACAGGAAATTATAAAATTCTTCTACGAACACGGGCAATTTAGCCAAAATGATACGCTTATTACCTCAAAAATTCTAATAGCTTATTCTATAGGATTACCTTTCTACGGCATTTACTCAACAATTTCAAGGAGCTTCCATGCAATGAAAAATACAAAGATACCGTTTTATGCCACTTTATACGTTTCTATATCAAATATTGCATTAGACCTTATATTCGGAATTAAATGGGGCCCAACCGGTGTTGCATTTGCTACAAGCATTGCAGGAATGATTGGTTCAATCTATCTAATTTTTAAAATAAAAACTTTTCCAATACTCGATTTGTTCAAAATATTTTCAAGTAGCATTATAATGTTATTTGGAATAGTAGTATTGAAAAACGTTCACTTTTTAATTCAAATATTGCTCGCTATAATTATTTATTTTTTTGTTTCATATATATTTTATAGAAATTTGATTAAGGAGGCAATAAATGTTAAGAAAAAATAA
- a CDS encoding RnfABCDGE type electron transport complex subunit B, with protein sequence MVVLYSAIVMGVLGLGFGLFLAFSNEKFKVEVDPRIEMITKVLPGINCGACGYPGCEGYASAIVKKGDAIDKCLPGKKSGVQEKIKEILENN encoded by the coding sequence TTGGTAGTACTTTATTCTGCAATTGTTATGGGTGTATTGGGATTGGGATTCGGTTTGTTTTTGGCTTTCAGTAATGAAAAATTCAAAGTAGAAGTTGATCCAAGAATAGAAATGATTACGAAGGTTTTGCCAGGAATAAATTGTGGGGCATGTGGATATCCCGGATGTGAGGGCTATGCGTCGGCTATCGTAAAAAAAGGTGATGCTATTGATAAATGTTTGCCCGGAAAAAAATCCGGTGTTCAAGAAAAAATTAAAGAAATTCTTGAAAATAATTAA
- a CDS encoding ExsB family transcriptional regulator produces MNIKEKIDLIINEIRETVKSLKKDKLIVAFSGGLDSTVTAILCREALGPRNVELVNVVYGPFTYKRSIQIVKDAAKRLGLKITFLESLYQKEIWKNGPSCNMCTKSVKMNTVKMYAKDNLVVTGSNQSDSWGKTGLKVFNGLYAPLANLNKREINDILNYFSFKLERIGENAKREGCKLKHLLKIMTNLDYHGKAVDIANEILIENVPKNIELANVKIIGPLSKNIAIINVKPMVENIEKIAKKIRNLAVIDEVIIAKKPLILHVIANPSIYRVKNSRYWIEKGKLQPEFAVPIKVIWKESKNNKLRTIQVVGVEEWKDFEKEKLNMSLDTDLEIKNSCSLL; encoded by the coding sequence TTGAATATAAAAGAAAAAATTGATTTGATAATAAATGAGATAAGAGAAACTGTAAAATCATTAAAAAAAGACAAATTAATTGTAGCATTTTCGGGAGGACTTGATAGTACCGTTACAGCTATCTTGTGCAGAGAGGCTTTGGGACCCAGAAATGTTGAGTTGGTAAATGTGGTTTACGGTCCATTTACCTACAAACGTAGTATACAAATAGTAAAAGATGCAGCCAAAAGGCTGGGATTAAAAATCACTTTTTTAGAATCTCTCTACCAAAAAGAAATATGGAAAAATGGTCCATCATGCAATATGTGTACAAAAAGTGTAAAAATGAATACCGTAAAAATGTATGCAAAAGACAATCTTGTAGTTACAGGTTCAAATCAAAGCGATAGCTGGGGAAAGACTGGTTTAAAAGTTTTTAACGGTCTTTACGCACCACTTGCTAATCTAAACAAAAGGGAAATTAATGATATACTTAACTATTTCTCATTTAAACTTGAAAGAATAGGAGAAAATGCCAAAAGAGAAGGCTGTAAGCTAAAACATTTATTGAAAATAATGACCAACCTAGATTATCATGGAAAAGCTGTAGATATTGCAAATGAAATATTAATTGAAAACGTTCCAAAAAACATCGAACTTGCAAATGTGAAAATAATCGGTCCGTTATCAAAAAACATAGCCATAATAAACGTTAAACCTATGGTTGAAAACATTGAAAAAATAGCAAAAAAAATAAGAAACCTTGCTGTGATAGATGAGGTAATAATTGCAAAAAAACCTCTAATCTTACACGTAATAGCAAACCCATCAATATACAGAGTTAAAAATTCAAGATATTGGATTGAAAAAGGAAAATTACAACCTGAATTTGCTGTACCTATAAAAGTTATATGGAAAGAATCAAAAAACAACAAGCTTAGAACCATTCAAGTAGTTGGGGTGGAAGAATGGAAAGATTTCGAGAAGGAGAAATTGAACATGTCATTGGATACAGATTTAGAAATAAAGAACTCTTGTTCACTGCTTTAA